From one Actinopolyspora saharensis genomic stretch:
- a CDS encoding biotin-dependent carboxyltransferase family protein, with product MSDLRVLSTGPLATVQDLGRAGAGDIGVGVSGAADRGSLRLANRLVGNREEAAAIEITLGGLALCARRALTVAVTGADCPIAVDGRGGAVNAVLRVPAGTELTTGAPERGSRSYLAVRGGVDVEPVLGSRSTDTLSGLGPDPLRAGDLLPVGSSPADFPVVDAAPVPEPPAGDLELTVVPGPRADWFTEGALSTLFSGTYRVTPRSDRVGMRLDGPLLERAGAGELPSEGMVSGALQVPPSGEPTLFLADHPVTGGYPVIAVVRSADVDRAAQARPGQRLRFRPAR from the coding sequence TTGAGCGATCTGCGAGTGCTGTCCACCGGGCCGCTGGCGACCGTGCAGGACCTGGGTCGTGCCGGGGCCGGCGACATCGGGGTGGGAGTTTCCGGTGCGGCCGACCGGGGATCCCTGCGGCTGGCCAACCGGCTGGTCGGCAACCGGGAGGAGGCCGCGGCGATCGAGATCACTCTCGGCGGCCTGGCGCTGTGCGCTCGACGGGCGCTCACCGTGGCCGTGACCGGAGCCGACTGTCCGATCGCAGTGGACGGACGTGGGGGCGCGGTGAACGCGGTGCTGCGCGTACCCGCCGGTACGGAACTGACCACGGGAGCACCGGAACGCGGTTCGCGGTCTTACCTGGCCGTGCGGGGCGGTGTCGACGTGGAACCGGTGCTCGGTTCGCGCTCCACGGACACGCTGTCCGGTCTGGGGCCGGATCCGCTGCGCGCCGGGGACCTGCTGCCCGTGGGATCTTCCCCCGCGGACTTCCCCGTCGTGGACGCCGCCCCGGTTCCGGAGCCACCCGCTGGGGATCTCGAGCTGACCGTGGTGCCGGGGCCGCGGGCCGACTGGTTCACGGAAGGAGCGCTGTCCACGCTGTTCAGCGGGACGTATCGGGTGACTCCGCGGAGCGACCGGGTTGGGATGCGGCTCGACGGCCCGCTGCTGGAGCGCGCCGGCGCCGGGGAGCTGCCCAGCGAGGGCATGGTCTCCGGAGCGCTGCAGGTCCCGCCTTCGGGCGAGCCGACGCTGTTCCTGGCCGACCACCCGGTGACCGGGGGCTATCCCGTCATCGCGGTGGTTCGTTCCGCCGACGTCGACAGGGCGGCCCAGGCTCGCCCCGGACAGCGCCTGCGCTTCCGCCCGGCTCGGTAG
- a CDS encoding DUF6319 family protein, with the protein MSEARALSSEQIHGLREELDNGETPTVWFTASAVGVDAERSGKVVSMDEPAEGEFLQVRPAGSKDVLSFSAAEVTLDKPARKRRDKSSGQSGAGQGKGAEQSATKSSSRRASGSGATSAASTGGGSTTATTSTKTDSAGGSSEGDSSSRGTATSGTSTTGAATESAGSTRSASGRGSGSSGSTASTSSEQSGGKETAGSKRSSTSRSGTTARSGASRTTGASVTMIAGSNGQWTVEVSNGKKRVLRPTEIPASAVGQAAKALHEDVAAAVEPLLEAEREHQRARVEQLQRELEEAQRKLNELT; encoded by the coding sequence ATGTCCGAGGCCCGTGCACTGTCGTCCGAACAGATTCACGGTCTCCGTGAGGAACTGGATAACGGGGAAACGCCGACCGTCTGGTTCACCGCCTCGGCCGTCGGCGTGGACGCCGAGCGCTCCGGCAAGGTGGTGTCCATGGACGAACCGGCAGAGGGCGAGTTCCTGCAGGTGCGCCCCGCCGGTTCCAAGGACGTGCTCTCGTTCTCGGCGGCCGAGGTGACTCTGGACAAGCCCGCGCGCAAGCGCAGGGACAAGAGCTCCGGACAGAGCGGCGCCGGACAGGGCAAGGGAGCCGAGCAGTCCGCGACGAAGAGCTCGTCGCGGAGGGCCTCCGGTTCCGGTGCCACGTCGGCCGCGTCCACCGGCGGCGGCTCCACGACAGCCACGACCTCGACGAAGACCGACTCCGCGGGCGGTTCCTCGGAGGGGGACTCCTCGTCGAGGGGAACCGCGACGAGCGGGACTTCGACGACCGGGGCCGCGACCGAATCGGCCGGTTCCACCAGGTCCGCGAGCGGACGGGGGAGCGGTTCGAGCGGAAGCACCGCGAGCACCTCCTCCGAGCAGTCCGGCGGGAAGGAAACGGCAGGCTCCAAGCGGTCGAGCACCTCCCGGAGCGGCACCACGGCCAGGAGCGGAGCCAGCCGCACCACGGGCGCCTCGGTGACCATGATCGCGGGCTCGAACGGGCAGTGGACCGTCGAGGTGAGCAACGGCAAGAAGCGGGTGCTGCGCCCCACCGAGATCCCCGCCTCGGCGGTGGGACAGGCCGCCAAGGCCCTGCACGAGGACGTGGCCGCGGCAGTGGAGCCCCTGCTCGAAGCGGAACGCGAGCACCAGCGGGCCCGGGTCGAACAGCTGCAGCGCGAGCTCGAGGAAGCCCAGCGCAAGTTGAACGAACTCACTTGA
- a CDS encoding flavin-containing monooxygenase, giving the protein MGKRQREQRRHDTSVVIVGSGFSGLGTAIRLKKEGIHDFVLLEKSDDLGGTWRDNTYPGCACDVPSLMYSFSFEQNPEWSRMFAEQGEIEEYLRRCVDKHGVHEHIHYGVEFTGAEWDEDSHQWHVSTADGTEYVARALVSGLGALHIPNYPELPGLERFQGESFHSADWNHDYDLTGKRVAVVGTGASAIQFVPKVAEKVSKLNLFQRTPPWIQPKPDRPLPERVQRAFRRLPLLQRAVRFVIYMTLEFRSVAVLREPRLQRISQWLAKRFIRKQVHDRRVREAVTPDYAMGCKRILLSSDFYPALNQSNVDLNTSGVAEVRENSVVDGDGVEHPVDAIIFGTGFHVTDAFDHLSIVGRGGRKLQDAWKDGMEAHKGITVSSFPNLYFLLGPNTGLGHNSVVFMIECQINYVLSILRPMLRGEFTQADVRQSAQDEFNSRIQSRLKGAVWSAGGCQSWYLDENGVNRTLWPGFTWNYWWQTRKADPRDYEIQRSGAR; this is encoded by the coding sequence ATGGGTAAGCGACAGCGGGAACAGCGCCGACACGACACCTCCGTCGTCATCGTCGGAAGCGGCTTCTCCGGGCTCGGCACCGCGATCCGGCTGAAGAAGGAGGGCATCCACGACTTCGTCCTGCTGGAGAAATCGGACGACCTCGGTGGGACCTGGCGGGACAACACGTACCCGGGCTGTGCCTGTGACGTCCCCTCGCTGATGTACTCCTTCTCCTTCGAGCAGAACCCCGAGTGGTCGAGGATGTTCGCCGAGCAGGGCGAGATCGAGGAGTACCTGCGGCGCTGCGTCGACAAGCACGGGGTTCACGAGCACATCCACTACGGCGTCGAGTTCACCGGCGCGGAGTGGGACGAGGACAGCCACCAGTGGCACGTTTCCACGGCCGACGGGACCGAGTACGTCGCCAGGGCCCTGGTCTCCGGGCTCGGTGCGCTGCACATCCCGAACTACCCCGAGCTGCCCGGCCTGGAGCGCTTCCAGGGGGAGAGCTTCCACTCCGCGGACTGGAACCACGACTACGACCTCACGGGCAAGCGCGTCGCTGTGGTGGGCACCGGGGCCAGCGCCATCCAGTTCGTCCCCAAGGTCGCCGAGAAGGTCTCGAAGCTGAACCTGTTCCAGCGCACCCCGCCGTGGATCCAGCCCAAACCCGACCGCCCGCTGCCCGAGCGGGTCCAGCGCGCCTTCCGCAGGCTGCCCCTGCTGCAGCGCGCGGTGCGCTTCGTCATCTACATGACCCTCGAGTTCCGCTCGGTCGCCGTGCTGCGCGAACCGCGCCTGCAGCGAATATCGCAGTGGCTGGCCAAGCGGTTCATCCGCAAGCAGGTGCACGACAGGAGGGTCCGGGAAGCCGTCACCCCCGACTACGCCATGGGGTGCAAGCGCATCCTGCTCTCCAGCGACTTCTACCCGGCGCTCAACCAGTCCAACGTGGACCTCAACACCAGCGGCGTGGCTGAGGTCCGCGAGAACTCGGTGGTCGACGGCGACGGGGTCGAGCACCCGGTGGACGCGATCATCTTCGGCACAGGCTTCCACGTCACCGACGCGTTCGACCACCTGTCGATCGTGGGCCGCGGCGGGCGCAAGCTGCAGGACGCGTGGAAGGACGGCATGGAGGCGCACAAGGGGATCACCGTCTCCAGCTTCCCCAATCTGTACTTCCTGCTCGGGCCGAACACGGGGCTGGGGCACAACTCGGTCGTGTTCATGATCGAGTGCCAGATCAACTACGTGCTCAGCATCCTCCGCCCCATGCTGCGCGGCGAGTTCACCCAGGCCGACGTGCGGCAGTCGGCGCAGGACGAGTTCAACTCGCGGATCCAGTCGCGGCTCAAGGGGGCGGTGTGGTCCGCGGGAGGCTGCCAGAGCTGGTACCTGGACGAGAACGGCGTGAACCGGACCCTGTGGCCGGGCTTCACCTGGAACTACTGGTGGCAGACCCGCAAGGCCGACCCCAGGGACTACGAGATTCAGCGCTCGGGGGCGCGTTGA
- a CDS encoding TetR/AcrR family transcriptional regulator: METAQQPSSGRKRMSRAEREQQILRTAEEVFATRGYQAASMDDIAQRVGLSKPMLYEYFGSKDGLLLACLERAKRELLECTSAAAAGASDPEQLLHDGLLAFFRFGEEHARSWALLRNESAVPGTGLDTELEAVRRQQVDFTANMLRSSLPATEESRLEAFAEAIIGACERMALWRESRPEVTPEKVTEHLMALIWPSLSGELGQKSESTSNSHDQA; this comes from the coding sequence GTGGAGACCGCCCAGCAACCCAGTTCCGGCCGCAAGCGAATGTCCAGGGCCGAGCGGGAGCAGCAGATCCTGCGAACCGCCGAGGAGGTGTTCGCCACCCGCGGCTACCAGGCTGCGTCGATGGACGACATCGCGCAGCGGGTCGGACTGTCCAAACCGATGCTCTACGAGTACTTCGGTTCCAAGGACGGGCTGCTGCTGGCCTGCCTGGAGCGGGCCAAGCGGGAGCTGCTGGAGTGCACCTCGGCCGCGGCCGCAGGCGCGAGCGACCCGGAGCAACTGCTGCACGACGGGCTGCTCGCCTTCTTCCGCTTCGGCGAGGAGCACGCGCGATCGTGGGCACTGCTGCGCAACGAGTCGGCCGTTCCCGGGACGGGACTGGACACCGAGCTGGAGGCCGTCCGCAGGCAGCAGGTCGACTTCACGGCGAACATGCTGCGCAGTTCGCTACCGGCGACCGAGGAGTCGCGCCTGGAGGCCTTCGCCGAAGCGATCATAGGTGCCTGCGAGCGGATGGCGCTGTGGCGGGAGAGCCGCCCGGAGGTCACCCCCGAGAAGGTCACCGAGCACCTGATGGCGTTGATCTGGCCGAGCCTCTCCGGGGAGCTGGGACAGAAGAGCGAATCAACCTCGAACTCACACGATCAGGCGTAA
- a CDS encoding 3-hydroxyacyl-CoA dehydrogenase NAD-binding domain-containing protein — protein sequence MSEQSTIRWDEPEADGIVVLTLDDPEQQANTMNERYLRSMETTVQRLEEERDRISGVVITSAKSTFFAGGDLRELIKARPENVDRTVETSNTAKQQLRRLETLGIPVVAALNGTALGGGLEIALGCHHRIALDAPKVRFGFPEVSLGLLPGAGGVVRTVRMLGIADALLGVLTQGQRLRPGKARDLGLIDELVEDTDTLMRRAKEWIRQNPEANQPWDRKGFKIPGGTPADPKFAANLPAFPANLRKQLKGADLPAPRNILCAAVEGAQVDVDTALTIEGRYFVELLCGQTSKNMSKAFFFDLDHVNSGGSRPEQQPEWSARKVAVLGGGMMGAGIAHVCAKAGMEVVLKDVSAESAAKGKEYSAGVLEKDLGKGRITERERDEVLDRITPTGSGDQLAGCDLVIEAVFEDPEVKHRVYAEAEQWVSADALIASNTSTLPITHLAEGVSRREDFIGLHFFSPVDKMPLVEIIRGERTGDAALAKAFDVVRQINKTPIVVQDSRGFFTSRVIGTFLNEGVAMLGEGVSAASIEQASAQAGFPAPVLQLFDELTLTLPRKIRDESKRAVEAAGGTWTGHPADSVLDRMVDEFDRRGRSSGAGFYEYSGDGERLGLWDGLAEHFGAGSTDPAEIAFTDLKERMLFVQALETVRCLDEGVLTSVPDANIGSIFGIGFPPATGGVVQYMNGYPGGLRGFVRRCRELAERYGSRFDPPASLVAKADTGEVFDVGEPDGEVVSATAA from the coding sequence ATGAGCGAACAGAGCACCATTCGCTGGGACGAGCCCGAGGCCGACGGCATCGTCGTGCTCACCCTCGACGATCCCGAACAGCAGGCCAACACCATGAACGAGCGCTACCTGCGTTCGATGGAGACGACGGTGCAGCGCCTGGAGGAGGAACGCGACCGCATCTCCGGCGTCGTGATCACCTCGGCGAAGAGCACCTTCTTCGCGGGCGGGGACCTGCGCGAGCTGATCAAGGCCCGTCCGGAGAACGTGGACAGAACAGTCGAGACGAGCAACACGGCCAAACAACAGCTGCGCAGGCTGGAAACCCTCGGTATTCCCGTCGTCGCCGCGCTCAACGGCACCGCGCTCGGTGGCGGCCTGGAGATTGCGCTCGGCTGCCACCACCGGATAGCGCTGGACGCCCCGAAGGTCCGCTTCGGCTTCCCCGAGGTGAGCCTCGGACTGCTGCCGGGAGCCGGTGGGGTCGTCCGCACCGTGCGCATGCTCGGCATAGCCGACGCCCTGCTCGGGGTGCTGACCCAGGGGCAGCGGTTGCGCCCGGGCAAGGCCCGCGACCTCGGTCTGATCGACGAGCTCGTCGAGGACACCGACACGCTGATGCGGCGCGCCAAGGAGTGGATCCGGCAGAACCCGGAGGCGAACCAGCCCTGGGACCGGAAGGGCTTCAAGATCCCCGGCGGAACCCCCGCCGACCCGAAGTTCGCCGCGAACCTGCCCGCCTTCCCGGCCAACCTGCGCAAACAGCTCAAGGGAGCGGACCTGCCAGCCCCGAGGAACATCCTCTGCGCCGCGGTGGAAGGCGCCCAGGTGGACGTGGACACCGCGCTCACCATCGAGGGGCGCTACTTCGTGGAGCTGCTCTGCGGGCAGACCTCCAAGAACATGAGCAAGGCCTTCTTCTTCGACCTCGACCACGTCAACTCCGGCGGGAGCAGGCCGGAGCAGCAGCCCGAGTGGTCGGCGCGCAAGGTCGCCGTGCTGGGCGGCGGCATGATGGGCGCGGGCATCGCCCACGTCTGCGCCAAGGCGGGCATGGAGGTCGTGCTCAAGGACGTGTCCGCCGAGTCGGCAGCCAAGGGCAAGGAGTACTCGGCCGGAGTGCTCGAGAAGGACCTCGGCAAGGGGCGGATCACCGAGCGGGAGCGCGACGAGGTGCTCGACAGGATCACCCCGACCGGAAGCGGTGACCAGCTGGCCGGGTGCGACCTGGTGATCGAGGCGGTCTTCGAGGACCCCGAGGTCAAGCACCGGGTTTACGCCGAGGCGGAGCAGTGGGTCTCCGCCGACGCGCTGATCGCGTCCAACACCTCCACGCTGCCGATCACCCACCTCGCCGAGGGGGTGAGCAGGCGGGAGGACTTCATCGGCCTGCACTTCTTCTCCCCGGTGGACAAGATGCCGCTGGTCGAGATCATCCGAGGTGAGCGGACCGGGGACGCGGCCCTGGCCAAGGCCTTCGACGTCGTCCGGCAGATCAACAAGACCCCGATAGTGGTCCAGGACAGCAGGGGGTTCTTCACCAGCCGGGTGATCGGGACCTTCCTGAACGAGGGCGTCGCGATGCTGGGGGAGGGAGTCTCCGCCGCCTCGATCGAGCAGGCCTCCGCCCAGGCGGGCTTCCCCGCGCCGGTGCTGCAGCTCTTCGACGAGCTCACCCTGACGCTGCCGCGCAAGATCAGGGACGAGTCGAAGCGGGCGGTCGAAGCCGCGGGTGGCACGTGGACCGGGCACCCGGCCGACTCGGTGCTGGACAGGATGGTCGACGAGTTCGACCGCAGGGGGCGCTCCTCCGGAGCAGGCTTCTACGAGTACTCCGGGGACGGCGAGCGCCTCGGCCTGTGGGACGGGCTCGCCGAGCACTTCGGCGCGGGCAGCACGGACCCCGCCGAGATCGCCTTCACCGACCTGAAGGAACGCATGCTGTTCGTTCAGGCGCTGGAGACCGTGCGCTGTCTGGACGAGGGCGTGCTCACCTCAGTGCCGGACGCCAACATCGGCTCGATCTTCGGGATCGGCTTTCCGCCTGCCACCGGAGGAGTCGTGCAGTACATGAACGGGTACCCGGGCGGGCTGCGCGGTTTCGTGCGGCGCTGTCGGGAACTCGCCGAGCGCTACGGCAGCAGGTTCGACCCTCCGGCCTCGCTGGTCGCCAAGGCCGACACCGGGGAGGTGTTCGACGTGGGTGAGCCCGATGGGGAAGTTGTTTCGGCCACTGCTGCCTGA
- a CDS encoding acetyl-CoA C-acetyltransferase, translated as MSEAFVYDAIRTPRGRGKKTGALYGTKPISLVVGLVEELRRRHPNLDPEVLDDLVLGVVTPVGDQGGDLAKSAALAAGLPETVSGVQLNRFCASGLEAVNTAAQKVRSGWEDAVLAGGVESMSRIPLGTDGGAWAMDPETNLDTSFVPQGIGADLIATLEGFDRETVDAFAAESQTRAAKAWADGRFSESVVPVTDRNGMTVLDRDEHVRPSTTTEGLAGLEPSFAGIGDMGGFDAVALQKYHWVERINHVHTPGNSSGIVDGAALTLVGGRKFGERSGMRPRARIVSAALSGGDPTIMLTGPGPAVRKALGKAEMDIGDIDLVEINEAFAAVPLKFMKDFGVPHEKVNVNGGAIAMGHPLGATGAMILGTLVDELERRGQRYGLATLCIGGGMGIATIVERVTE; from the coding sequence ATGTCCGAGGCGTTTGTCTACGATGCGATCCGCACACCGCGCGGTCGCGGCAAGAAAACCGGTGCGCTGTACGGGACGAAACCCATCAGTCTCGTGGTCGGGCTCGTGGAGGAGCTGCGTCGGCGCCACCCGAACCTGGACCCGGAGGTGCTCGACGATCTGGTGCTCGGAGTCGTCACCCCGGTGGGTGATCAGGGCGGTGACCTGGCCAAATCGGCCGCGCTCGCCGCGGGACTGCCGGAAACGGTGAGCGGTGTCCAGCTCAACCGCTTCTGCGCCTCCGGTCTGGAAGCCGTGAACACAGCCGCCCAGAAGGTGCGCTCCGGCTGGGAGGACGCCGTGCTGGCGGGCGGAGTGGAGTCCATGTCCCGCATCCCGCTGGGCACCGACGGCGGAGCCTGGGCCATGGACCCCGAGACCAACCTCGACACCTCCTTCGTCCCGCAGGGGATCGGGGCCGACCTGATCGCGACCCTCGAAGGCTTCGACAGGGAGACGGTGGACGCCTTCGCCGCGGAGTCCCAGACCCGCGCCGCCAAGGCCTGGGCCGACGGCCGCTTCTCCGAATCGGTCGTACCGGTCACCGACCGCAACGGGATGACGGTGCTGGACCGCGACGAGCACGTGCGCCCGAGCACGACCACCGAAGGGCTCGCCGGGCTGGAACCCTCCTTCGCCGGGATCGGCGACATGGGCGGCTTCGACGCGGTCGCGCTGCAGAAGTACCACTGGGTGGAGCGGATCAACCACGTGCACACCCCGGGCAACTCCTCGGGCATCGTCGACGGAGCGGCGCTCACGCTGGTCGGGGGCAGGAAGTTCGGCGAGCGGAGCGGAATGCGCCCGCGGGCGCGGATCGTCTCCGCCGCGCTGAGCGGGGGCGATCCGACGATCATGCTGACCGGTCCGGGACCTGCCGTGCGCAAGGCGCTGGGCAAGGCCGAAATGGACATCGGAGACATCGACCTCGTCGAGATCAACGAGGCCTTCGCCGCGGTGCCGCTGAAGTTCATGAAGGACTTCGGAGTCCCGCACGAGAAGGTCAACGTCAACGGCGGGGCGATCGCGATGGGACACCCGCTCGGCGCCACCGGGGCGATGATCCTCGGCACGCTGGTCGACGAGCTCGAACGCCGCGGCCAGCGCTACGGGCTGGCCACCCTGTGCATCGGGGGCGGCATGGGAATAGCCACGATCGTCGAGCGCGTCACCGAGTGA
- a CDS encoding L-lactate permease, whose product MYQQTLDPLLGSLGWSALVAALPLVVLFALLGIFRVTAWKASLIALAVALAVSVGVYGMPPGQALMSVSLGAAFGFFPILWIVINAIWIYNMTVVTGDFEVLQRSFARVSADRRIQAVIIAFCFGALLEALAGFGTPVAITTVMLLSLGFRALTAAVVALVANTAPVAYGALAAPIVTLSSVTGLPLSELGAVTGRQTPLLAVVVPVVLVGIIDGWRGVRQTLPATLVCGGTFALAQFLSANFVSVPLTDIIAALVSAGATVLLLRWWSPELVTNEHEMAEAPGAAARTADRGGTVLRAYAPYLIIIAVFVLAQIRPIAEAMDAVTVSFRWPGLEVLDPSGQPLALVEYDFAWLSGAGSLLLIAGALTIPVLGIGPRAAATRYVATYAQLKWPIVTVMSVLAIAYVMNTSGQTATLGNWMAAAGGLFALISPVLGWLGVAVTGSDTSSNSLFGALQVTAANKAGIDPVLAAAANGSGGVLGKMISPQNLAIAAGAVGMTGGEGDIFRRVLPWSLGFLVAMCLLVYLQSTPVLSWMLP is encoded by the coding sequence GTGTACCAGCAAACCCTCGATCCGCTTCTCGGATCGCTCGGCTGGAGCGCACTGGTCGCGGCCTTACCGCTGGTAGTCCTGTTCGCGCTGCTGGGAATCTTCCGCGTGACGGCGTGGAAGGCCTCGTTGATCGCCCTGGCGGTGGCGCTGGCCGTCTCGGTCGGCGTGTACGGGATGCCGCCGGGGCAGGCGCTGATGTCCGTCTCGCTCGGTGCGGCCTTCGGTTTCTTCCCGATCCTGTGGATCGTCATAAACGCCATCTGGATCTACAACATGACCGTGGTCACCGGTGATTTCGAAGTGCTGCAGCGGTCCTTCGCCAGGGTCAGCGCGGACAGGCGGATCCAGGCCGTGATCATCGCCTTCTGCTTCGGGGCCCTGCTTGAGGCGTTGGCCGGTTTCGGGACCCCGGTGGCGATCACCACGGTCATGCTGCTCTCGCTGGGCTTCCGGGCGCTGACGGCGGCGGTGGTCGCGCTGGTCGCCAACACCGCGCCGGTGGCCTACGGCGCTCTCGCGGCGCCGATCGTGACGCTGTCCAGCGTGACGGGACTGCCGCTGTCCGAACTCGGTGCGGTGACGGGAAGGCAGACCCCGCTGCTGGCGGTGGTCGTGCCGGTGGTGCTGGTCGGGATCATCGACGGGTGGCGCGGAGTGCGCCAGACCCTGCCCGCCACCCTGGTCTGCGGCGGGACCTTCGCGCTCGCGCAGTTCCTGTCCGCGAACTTCGTCTCGGTGCCGCTGACCGACATAATCGCGGCCCTGGTCTCGGCGGGGGCGACCGTGCTGCTGCTGCGCTGGTGGTCACCCGAGCTCGTCACGAACGAGCACGAGATGGCCGAGGCCCCCGGGGCGGCGGCCCGCACGGCCGACCGGGGAGGCACCGTGCTGCGGGCCTACGCGCCGTACCTGATCATAATCGCGGTTTTCGTGCTCGCCCAGATTCGCCCGATCGCCGAGGCCATGGACGCGGTGACCGTCTCCTTCCGCTGGCCGGGGCTGGAGGTGCTCGACCCCTCGGGGCAGCCCCTCGCGCTCGTCGAGTACGACTTCGCCTGGCTCTCCGGGGCGGGCTCGCTGCTGCTGATCGCGGGAGCGCTCACGATCCCGGTGCTGGGGATCGGCCCCCGCGCGGCAGCCACCCGGTACGTGGCCACCTACGCGCAGCTCAAGTGGCCGATCGTGACGGTGATGTCGGTGCTGGCCATCGCCTACGTCATGAACACTTCGGGGCAGACGGCCACGCTGGGCAACTGGATGGCTGCGGCCGGCGGGCTGTTCGCGCTGATCTCGCCGGTGCTCGGGTGGTTGGGCGTCGCGGTGACCGGTTCGGACACCTCCTCCAACTCGCTGTTCGGCGCCCTGCAGGTGACGGCGGCCAACAAGGCGGGGATCGATCCGGTGCTCGCCGCGGCCGCCAACGGATCCGGAGGGGTGCTCGGCAAGATGATCTCGCCGCAGAACCTGGCCATCGCCGCGGGAGCGGTGGGGATGACCGGCGGGGAGGGCGACATCTTCCGCAGGGTGCTGCCGTGGAGCCTCGGCTTCCTGGTCGCGATGTGCCTGCTGGTCTACCTGCAGTCCACCCCGGTGCTGAGCTGGATGCTCCCGTAG
- a CDS encoding (Fe-S)-binding protein, whose protein sequence is MTDRTPEPGSGEQRQPVAPTEAAANPNGAFDAFNPPQRELIDDCVHCGFCLPSCPTYELWGEEMDSPRGRIHLMESGLDGEPLSGSMIEHFDNCLGCMACVTACPSGVQYGSLINRTRAQVERNHRREPGQRWLRRLIFGLFPYKRRLSALRLPLALYQRLRLDALLRRSGLFAKLPAHLRTMESLTPPVRRASRLPTRVPARGRRRAVVGMLTGCVQHAFFPDVNNATARVLAAEGCEVVIPAKQGCCGALSEHSGREEEAVEFAKRTVEAFDSTGVDYVVINSAGCGSTLKEYPRLLADEPRYAAAAERLSARVRDVAELLVELGPSARLNPLNLTVAYHDACHLSHGQGIRSQPRELLRGVPGLELREINRGEICCGSAGVYNLLQPKAAAELGDMKARNVRDTGADLLVTANPGCSMQIRTALREQGADLPVAHTVQILDAAVRGERAESLLNR, encoded by the coding sequence ATGACCGACCGAACACCCGAACCGGGATCCGGCGAGCAACGACAACCGGTTGCCCCCACGGAGGCCGCGGCGAACCCGAACGGAGCCTTCGACGCGTTCAACCCGCCGCAGCGGGAGCTGATCGACGACTGCGTCCACTGCGGATTCTGCCTGCCCTCCTGCCCCACGTACGAGCTCTGGGGCGAGGAGATGGACTCGCCGCGCGGGCGCATCCACCTGATGGAGTCCGGCCTGGACGGTGAGCCCCTCTCGGGGAGCATGATCGAGCACTTCGACAACTGCCTGGGCTGCATGGCCTGCGTGACGGCCTGCCCGTCCGGGGTGCAGTACGGGTCGCTGATCAACCGCACCAGGGCGCAGGTCGAGCGCAATCACCGCCGTGAACCGGGTCAGCGCTGGCTGCGCAGGTTGATCTTCGGGCTGTTCCCCTACAAGCGGAGGCTGAGCGCGCTGCGGCTGCCGCTGGCGCTGTACCAGCGACTCCGGCTCGACGCGCTGCTGCGCCGGTCCGGGCTGTTCGCCAAGCTGCCCGCCCACCTGCGGACCATGGAGTCGTTGACCCCACCCGTCCGGCGCGCCTCCCGGCTGCCCACCCGCGTGCCCGCCAGGGGCAGGCGCAGAGCCGTGGTCGGCATGCTCACCGGCTGCGTGCAGCACGCCTTCTTCCCCGACGTCAACAACGCCACCGCGCGAGTCCTGGCCGCCGAGGGCTGCGAGGTGGTGATCCCGGCCAAGCAGGGCTGCTGCGGAGCGCTCAGCGAGCACTCCGGCCGCGAGGAGGAGGCCGTGGAGTTCGCCAAGAGGACGGTGGAGGCCTTCGACTCCACCGGGGTCGACTACGTGGTGATCAATTCAGCCGGGTGCGGATCCACGCTGAAGGAGTACCCGCGACTGCTGGCCGACGAACCGAGGTACGCCGCTGCCGCCGAGCGACTGTCGGCCAGGGTGCGCGACGTCGCGGAGCTGCTGGTCGAGCTCGGACCGTCCGCGCGGTTGAACCCGCTGAACCTGACGGTCGCCTACCACGACGCCTGCCACCTGAGCCACGGCCAGGGGATACGGTCGCAGCCCCGCGAGCTGTTGCGCGGGGTTCCCGGGCTGGAACTGCGCGAGATCAACCGCGGGGAGATCTGCTGCGGCTCCGCCGGGGTCTACAACCTGCTGCAGCCGAAGGCCGCCGCCGAGCTGGGTGACATGAAGGCGCGGAACGTGCGCGACACCGGGGCGGATCTGCTCGTGACGGCCAACCCGGGGTGCTCGATGCAGATTCGCACCGCGCTGCGCGAGCAGGGGGCGGATCTCCCCGTCGCCCACACCGTTCAGATTCTCGACGCCGCCGTGCGCGGGGAAAGAGCGGAATCCCTGCTGAACCGCTGA